The following DNA comes from Terriglobales bacterium.
ATGGTCTGATCCTCATGGACTACGACGAACACCAGTCGGAGAGCAAGGCCGGACCGGTCGCCAGTCAGCAATTCTTCGTTACCAACATCCAGAAGGCCTTGAAGCTGATTCCGCGCGACAAACTGATCGTCGCAATCGGGAACTACGGGTACGAATGGGGCGACAAGCCGATTGAATGTCCGGAAGGCAACCACGCTCTGGTCTGCAATCTTTCCGTGCAGGACGCGTGGATTCGGTCTTCCGATTCCGAGGTGCCGGTCGAGATCGACCCGACATCCCTGAACGCGCATATTGCGTTCGCTGAAGATGACGGCACTCATCATCAGATTTGGTTTCTTGATGGAGTTACGGCAATCAACCAGATGCGTGCGGCCCGAGACCTCGGCATCCGAACGTTTGCCCTGTGGCGGCTTGGCTCGGAGGATCGTTCGATTTGGGAAATATGGGATCGTCCCAAGGCCTCCGATCCTGTCACGAAGCTTGCCAACGTTCCACCTGGCCCAGACGTTTCCACCGAAGGGGAAGGGGATATCCTCCGTATCACTCAGCGCCCGACCGCCGGAACACGCACCGTGACGGTGGATCCGCGCACGCGACTCGTCACCGCTGAGCACTTCACCAAGCTTCCCAATCCCTACGAGCTCACGGCCTATGGATACAAGCCAAAAGAAGTCGCGATTACTTTCGACGACGGCCCCGATCCAACCTACACGCCGCAGATGCTTGACGTGCTCAAGCGCAAGAATGCCAAAGCGACGTTCTTCCTGATTGGAATTCCAGCCGAGAATAATCCGGGGCTGGTGAAGCGCATCTACGAAGAGGGACACGAGATTGGAAACCATACGCTCACGCATCCGAATATCAGCGAAGTTTCCGCGTGGCGTTTTGAGACTGAGATCAACGTTACGGAGCGATTGTTTGCCGCCAAGCTCGGCGTGAAGCCGCTGTTCTTCCGCCCGCCTTACTCGGTCGATCAGGAGCCTGACACAGCTGAAGAAGTGCGCCCGCTGCAGACCGTGCAGGACATGGGCTACATCACGGTAGGCGACAAAATCGATCCGAACGATTGGGACCCGAATCCACGTCCATCGCCGGAAGAAATTGCTCAGAGGGTCTTCGATCAGCTCGGCAACGGCGGCAGCATTATTTTGCTGCACGACGGTGGGGGCGACCGGTCACATACGGTGAGGGCGCTGCCTATGATTATCGACGGCGTTCGCGAGCGCGGTTATCAGATCGTTGCTGTATCGGACCTCATCGGACAAACTCGCGCTCAAGTCATGCCGCCGCTAGGAACCTCGCGCGAGTTGTGGGCTGCGCGTGTGGACAACCTCGCTTTCTGGATGTTCAGTATCATTCTGATCGGAATCCAGATCATCTTTTTTGCCGGCGACGTTCTGATGAGCGGACGTCTGCTCGTAATTGGCGCGCTCGCCACCATCGACCGCATTCGTGGCTCTTCGTCACGGAATCTCGATCCTGGCTTTCAGCCCCCCGTAGCGGTGCTAATTCCCGCATATAACGAAGAGAAGGTTATCGAACGGACGATTCGCTCCGTACTTGCTTCGCATTATCCGAAGCTGCGTGTGATCGTGATCGATGACGGATCGAAGGACCGCACACTCGAGATCGCACGCACCAAGTTTCAAAAAGAGATTGCTTCCGGCAAAGTGCTGGTGCTGACCAAACCCAATTCAGGAAAAGCCGAGGCTTTGAATTACGGCCTTCAGCACGTAACCGAACAGTTCTACGTGGGCATCGATGCCGACACCGTAATCGCCCGCGAAGCAATCTCGCGCTTGATTCCGCACCTCGCCGACCCGAACATCGGCGCTGTGGCTGGAAATGCCAAGGTCGGAAATCGCGTAAACATCTGGACGCGCTGGCAGGCGCTCGAATACATTACCAGCCAGAACTTCGAGCGTCGCGCTCTCGATTTGCTCGGCGCCGTTACAGTCGTTCCCGGCGCCTTAGGGGCGTGGCGTACCGATTTGGTACGCAAAGCCGGCGCCTATCACATCAACACTGTTGCCGAAGACGCCGATCTCACTATGAGCATCCTACGCATGGGCCCGCGCGTCATCTACGAAGATCGCGCAGTTGCGTACACCGAGGCTCCGATGAGCGCTCGTGGACTCATGCGGCAGCGTTTTCGCTGGTCTTTCGGCATTCTTCAGGCCGTATGGAAACATCGCGGTGCATTTCTTCGCCGCGGCAGCTTTGGGTGGTTCGCGCTGCCCAACATCGTGATCTTTCAGATTTTCCTTCCTCTGGTGTCGCCGTTCATTGACATCATGTTCGTTGTCAGCGCGGTCTGGTATTTGCTGGATCGGCACTTCCATCCTTACGCGGCAAACCCTGCTAGCTTCCAGAAGCTGGTCATCTACTTCTTGAGCTTCCTCGTCATTGATTTCCTGGCATCCAGCCTGGCATTTGCGCTGGAACGTCGCGACCCGCGCCAGCACGAAGACTACTGGCTGCTGGCCGACATCTGGATTCAGCGCTTCACTTATCGGCAGGTGTTTTCAGTGGTGCTCTTCAAGACGATTAAGCGAGCAATTGATGGTCGAGCCTTTTCCTGGGACAAGTTGGAGCGCACCGCCGCGCTCTCGCACGGCGGCGACTGAGATCTCTTTTCATCGTGGAAATTCAGGCAAGAAGCTTAAGCGAGCGGTGCGCCATCCTGTCCAGCACCGACGGCCTGCGGAGCTGCCGTCAGCTCTTCATAAGTGATACGGTCATTGGTGAAAATGCAGATCTGGCCGGCGATCTTCATCGACTCTTCGGCGACCTTTCGCGCAGGGAGATTGGTGTTATTCATCAGCGCACGCGCCGCGGCGAGCGCGTACGATCCGCCGCTGCCGATCGCAGCAATACCTTCGTCAGGTTCGATAACGTCACCCGCTCCGCTGATGAGAAACGTCTGACCCGGGTCGGCGACGATCAGCAGGGCCTCGAGATTTCGCAAAATCTTATCGGTTCGCCAGTCCTTAGCAAGTTCCACGGCAGCACGGCCGAGGTTGCCGTGATATTGCTCGAGCTTGGTTTCGAAGCGGCTGAAGAGCGAGAACGCATCCGCAGTGGAACCGGCAAACCCGGCAAGAATTCGATCCTGATAAAGACGGCGAATCTTCCGAGCAGTGTGTTTAATGACGCCTTCGCCGAGCGTGACCTGGCCATCTGCGGCCATCACAACTTTGCCGTCGCGACGCACACAGAGCACGGTCGTCGAGCGAATTCGCGGGGTTTTTCTCGATTGAGGATTCGCGGAATTGGAGCGCTGTGAAAGTTTCATGCGATAAGAGAATTATAGAGAACGCCAGCTGTTAGGATGCCGTGCACACGGTACTCGATTCATCTTCACGCGATCCCAGGACTTCGTCCTGGGCTTCACATTGCGTGCCTCCGGCACCAGAAGAGTTGATTCACAACGCAGGTCGAAAATCCGGATGAATCGCTCCTGGTTTATGTACGATGCGAAATGCGAGGACACCAAGTACACTGGTTGTCACGTTACGTGACACAAAAGTGTGGAAAATGGCGCACCTTAACGTAACGGCCCGACAAGATATCTGTTCTAATGGCCACGAACGCCCAGAAAGTTGAGGCTGATTGTGGTAGCACTCAATACCTCGACCCTTCCTTTCGCATTCCGGGATTACGCAAACCAGCTCGACCAGATTCACAACTCGCTTTCAGCAATGGCAAAAGAAGCAGGGGAATATAAGGACATCGTCTCGCGCATGGCCACGAATATGCATTCTGCCTCTAACGTTTTGCGTGCAGCTTCCCACGTTATCAATTCGAGGGAAAGCCACAAGGAACATGAAGCGAACAAGGCAGAGCGCGCTGAAGCCAAAGCCAAACGTGCGGGGCACTAGCAATGGCGGAAAATCCAAAACGGATAACGCAAGGCCGATATGTCGCAGAGATACTACAAAGCAGAAATGCGGCGGAGACGGAAACGTTCTGGTACTACATCCTGCACGGTGACGGTTTATCCGAGGTTATTGACCTGAAGAAGTTCAGCACCTACGACAAAGCAGTGGAAGCCGCGAAAAATGCACTGGCGCAAATGAACCACGCGGCAAGTGCAGGGAAGTAGCGACCCCTTTCGCAGGCTCACGGTCGAGCACAGGCGCGGCGAATCCGAACTGCCGAATGCCTTTTCTACACCGCGGCCGTCTGCCGCTCACCCGATAAATGCCAAATCTCCGCAGCGTACTCGCGAATAGTTCGGTCACTTGAGAACTTGCCCATGCGCGCGACGTTGAGCATCGCTCGCCGTGACCAGTTCTCCTGATCGGTAAAGTCGCGTTGCGCGCTCTCGTGCGTTTCGATGTACGAGGGTAGATCGGCGAGATGGAAGTAGCGATCGCGGTAGACCATTGTCTCGTACACCCAGCGGAAAAGGCCGAATTCCGTTGGACAGAATCGATCCGAAGAGAGCGTATCGATCACTCGGCGGATGCGAGGATCGGCGTCATAGATCTCGCGCGCCTGGAAGCCGCGCGCTTGCCGTTCGGCGATCTGCTCTGCCGTGAGCCCGAACACGTACATGTTCTCAGCGCCAACTTTCTCGAGGATCTCGATGTTGGCGCCGTCGAGGGTAGCCATCGTGAGCGCGCCGTTCATCGATAGTTTCATGTTGCCGGTGCCCGAAGCTTCCATGCCCGCAGTCGAAATCTGCTCGCTGAGGTCCGCAGCAGGAATGATGATCTCCGCCAGCGACACGCGATAATCGGGAACAAACGCAATTTTGATCTGATCGCGTACGCGTTTGTCCGCGTTGATGGTGCGCGCAACATTGTTGATGAGCTTGATGATCTGCGTCGCCGCCAGATACGCCGGGGCAGATTTTCCGGCGAACACGTAGGTTGCGGGCGTGGTGAGAGTCTCGCCGTCTTCGGTGATGCGCAAGTAGTCGTAGGTGATGCGCAGCAAGTTGAGAAGCTGGCGCTTGTATTCGTGAAAGCGCTTGATCTGCACGTCGAACATCGATTCGGGATCGACAAGCACGCCGGACGTCTGCGCAATTACTTTTGCCAGCCGCTGCTTATTGTCACGCTTAATCTCGCGAAACTCAGATCGAATGCCGGCATCATTAGCGTACGGCTCGAAGCGATGAACCTGGTCAAAGTCGGTGATCCACTCTTCGCCGATGGTGCGACACAGCAACTGCGATAACCCCGGATTTGCTTTCAGAATCCAGCGCCGATGGGCCACACCGTTCGTCTTGTTGTTGAACCGTTCCGGCCACATCTTGGCGAAGTCGGGCACGAGCGTCTTCTTGACCAGTTCACTATGCAGCTCGGAGACCCCATTCACCGAATGGCTGCCGACGATCGCCAGCAGCGCCATCCGTACCTGCTTCTCGCCCGCCTCTTCAATGATCGACATGCGCCGAGGCCGCTCGAAGTCGAGTGGATCAGACTGCACCACTTTCATCAGGAAATTATGGTTGATGTTGAAGATGATGTTCATGTGCCGCGGCAGCACGTATTCCATCAGCGGCAGAGGCCACTTTTCCAGAGCTTCAGGCAGCAGCGTGTGATTCGTGTAGGCAAACGTCGCCTGCGTGATCTCCCACGCGCGCTTCCATTCCATCCCGTGTTCGTCGACCAGAAGCCGCATCATTTCGGGAACTGCCAGGGCAGGATGCGTGTCGTTCATCTGGATGGCGATCTTTTCGGGTATCTGTTCCAAATCGGAATTGTCGGCGAGGAAGCCCCGCAGAATGTCGCGCAACGCGCAAGCTACGAGGAAGTACTCCTGCAAAAGACGCAGTTCTTTGCCCGACTTCACCTGATCTGACGGGTACAGCACGCGCGAGATGTTCTCGCCGGCAATCTTCTGCTCGACGGCGCGAATGTAGTCCCCGCGATTGAAGATCTGGATATCGAAGTCTTCCGAAGCTTGAGCCGCGAAGAGTCGCAGGTAATTGACGGTTCTTCCGCCGTATCCAGCGACGGGCAAGTCGCTCGGAACGCCGAGCACCAGCTTTTGCTCGGTCCATTTTGCGTCTCGCGCATGAACATCGCAGCGCCCGTAAATGGGGACCTCGACGGAGAGCGCGGGGTGCGGAATCAGCAGAGGCGTTCCGTATTTTTTCCAGCGATCGGGCTTCTCGCGCTGGTAGCCGTCCTGGATTTCCTGCGTGAACATGCCGAACTCGTAGTCGATTCCGTAGCCGAATCCCGGCATGCCCAGGGTCGCCATCGATTCAAGAAAACACGCTGCGAGACGCCCGAGACCGCCGTTGCCTAACCCGGCATCGACTTCGGTTTCGAGGACTTCGTCGAGGTCGACCCCATGCTCGGCCAGTGCTTCGCGACAAAGATGCGTGAGCTGCAAATTGCACAGGTTGTCGCTCAGCGCACGGCCCATCAGGAATTCCATCGAGAGGTAGTAAAGCCGCTTTGCTCCTGTGGTTCGATAGCGCTCCTCGGTCTCGAGCATGCCGTCGATCAGGCGGTCGCGAATCGCAAGCGCCAGCGGACGAAGCACGGCTTTGGGGGTAAGGTCCACCCGCGATTGCGCGAGCGTGTAACGGATATGTTTAAGAACCGCCTGCCAGAGTTCGTCCGGCGAAGAAAAGCCCGGACGCAAGGCTGGACGTACAGTCATAGAAGACATCGATGAATCCTAAGTAATCCGCATTTATGAATGTAAACCGAGCGGAAAGGTGGGAGCAAACTGAGGGCTGCCGCGGGATTGTCATTCCGAGCGGAAGCTCACGCGTGCAGTTCGCGTGGGCTGGAGAGAGGAATCCCTACCATCAAGATGACTGTTTGGACGAGATGCGTGCTCAAGTTCACAGCGTAGGAATCGATAGGGATTCCTCCGCCAAACCCGGGCGTTCGGAACGACAGAAGCGGGAAATGACGGAAGCTTAGAGTGAAATCTAAGCCGCCCCAGCCTCGAGCCGACGCGAGCGCACATTCCGCAGCTCGCGGCGAGCGCTTTCATTTTCGGCGAGGACGTCGAGAGTCTCAGCCAGCTTGCGCTGCGTCTCGTCAGCACGATTCAGGATCGCTTCCAGCCTTTGCAGCACAACTTCTGATCGCGTCAACAACATCTGTACCTGTGCTGATTGGCGATCAGGTGCCCCATCGCCAGTTACGCTTGTCGCAAAACGAACGGGCCTGCTGTCCAGCCACTGATCGAGCTCAGAGGAAAACGCAAGCACAGCGCTGTGGTCCTTACCCGCTGGCCGATGCACTGGAAGTCCGAGTTGTGCTTCCCAGCGCTGCACGGTGCGCACTCCTCGACCAAGATAGTTCGCAATTTCTTTCCAGGAATTCAGAATTCGACGCTCAGCCATTTCAACTTGTCCTTTACACATGTGTGGAGAAGAAAAACCAGCTTTGAGGGACTAGTTGCTCCCAAACAACGACTCTCTACAGCTTCTACGTCAGGGAGCGTCGCGTCAACGCGCGCCAGCCTCAAACAGTAACTCTACGGTTACCGGTATAGGTGCATGCTACTGATTCTAAATGGCTTCATCGGAGTTCTCTGGCGTAAGTTGTCGTAGGTACGACAAAGAACGACTGCATGGATGAGGGTATTTTTCCATCGGTCATCCTTCATCGGAGCGTCTCGAGATTGAGCAGGTAATCGCAATTCGTATATACATGACGATGTGAATCGAGCAAAATCGTCGTTATGCCTCGCGTACCTGCTCCTGCTCAGCCCCATATTTCTCCAGGCCCAATTCATCGAAGACTGGCAGGAGCGTGTTTCTCGAACGCAAGCCGAGCAACCGCATTGGATCACGCCGCTGGTGACCGTCACGCCGCGACTAGAGCAGGAATTTCGCTTCGATATTCTGCGTCAGCTCACCCCCAGCGGCGAGCTGGTGAATGTTGGAGGAGGAAAAGGATTTGAGTTGATTCCAAGTCGCAATATCGAAATCATCATCGCCGCGCCTCCGGCATACCTGGTTCACAATAATCCGGCGATCAAGGATGGCTTCGGCGACGAGAGCTTTCTGCTGAAGTACCGGCTGGCGAGCGGAAACGAGGAGCACGGTAAGTACATCCTCACGTTCTTTCTCGGAGGCAGTATTCCAACGGGTTCGTACCGAAATGGGTCGGTTGCGGCAGTGGTGACGCCGACTATCGCGGCAGGCAAGGGCTTCGGCCGCTTTAGCGTCCAATCAACATTGGGAGTCGGCCTGCCCGTCGACAGCGTAAACCGGCTCGGACACGCTGTCGCGTGGAACACAGCATTTCAATACCATGTGCGCCGCTTTTTCTGGCCGGAACTGGAAGTGAACTCGACGTTCAACAAAGGCGGCACAAACGACGGCAAGAAACAAACCTTTCTTACTCCCGGCTTGGTCATCGGTCGCATTCCTCTCCACAATCGCTTGGGATTAACACTTGGCGCCGGAATGCAGATCGCAGCAACGCGCTTTCACACCTTCGATCACAACCTGATCTTCACGGCTCGGCTCCCGTTTTGACAGAACCGCCGGCGGTAGCCGGTGGGTCGGTGCTGGGCGCTTAAGCCCAGCACCGAGTTCGTCGCAGCCCTGGGATGAATTTCGAATATTTAGACAAATCTGCTTCACTCGTGTGTCTTATCAGGCGAGGACAAATGTCCCGACTCGAGCGCGAAGAGGTCGAGCGCCTTTACCGAACGCACGCCAAGGTGCTTGTCGTCTTCGCGAGCAGTGTGGTCGGTGACAGATCGAAAGCGCAGGACGTGGTTCAGCAAGTTTTCCTGAAACTGATTGATCGACCTATCGAGCATCCGGAGAACTGGGCAGCGTACCTGTATTCCGCGGTCCGGAACACAGCCCGGAATGAGGTTCGGTCGAACCAGCGCTTGCTGGAACTCGACGAAGCGCAGCCCTGGTTCGCGGTCGAGCATGCGACGGCGGATTTCTTAAGTGAGCGCAGATTGCGTCGTGCCCTGTGGGCGCTTCCCGAAGAACAGCGCGAGGTTGCTGTTATGCACATCTGGGGCGAATTGACGTTTGCGACAATCGCACGGGTTTTGGGAATCAATGAAAACACCGCTGCTTCGCGATACCGCTATGCCCTTGCTCAGCTGCGCGAAGCAATGCAAGCAAAGAAAGTGTGATGTATGCCCACTGAAGAAAATGACCGGCAATTCGAACAAGAACTAAGACTCTTTGGACCCCTTGACGCTGCACCATTGCCGGCGCGCGCAAACATTACAGGACGACGCTGGCTTGGTGTTGTCGTAGCAGCAGCCGTTCTCCTTACGATCGGCATCGGTCTGCTTTGGCATTTGCAGGGAAGCGGTGAGCACCCACTGGCTTCGAACGGATCGTTTTCCGCAGGCCAGATGACGTTGGGAAAGTCTCAGGCTGTGCTCTTGCGCGCAACTTCGTTTGACGCTGCTATGAACCAACTCGAACGTGAAGGGCGAGTGACAGAAAAGAAAACCATTCGGGGCAAACACACTGCATTCGAGGTCCTCGGACGGGAGGGACTATGAAAAAGGTAGCGTTTAGCTTCTTGATTGTCGTTCTTACCTTAATACACGCCAAATCCGTGGCGCAGCAAGCGCCCGCGCCCGGGGAAAATGCCGCGCTGCAATATTACTCAGCCTTTTTGCAGATGAAAGATGCTGAGATCAGCGACGCCGATGTGCAAGAACTCAGCGAGATCATTGCCGGAACGAAGAATTACAACGAAGCGAAGTTCGGCACTTTGGTCGACAACAATACTGAGGCGCTGCGCACCATGTGGGCGGGTGCCGTGTTGCCTACTTGCGACTGGGGGCTTGGGTATCTCTCCGCGAAGCTCGGATGGCAAACGCCTGTGCCGTATTTTTGGAGATCACGAGTTCTCGGCCGCCTTGACGTTCTGTATGCCCTGCGGCAGTGGGACAAGGGCAATCGCGATGATGCAGTAGCCGCTCTTTCCTCCGGCCTCAAGTTCGCGAGAGATGTTTCGAGTGGAGGACCACTCGTTCCCATCTTGATAGCAAAGGCATTATTGGCGCAGCAGCTTTCTGTCGCCAACCGCTTCGCCGACTCCGGCAAGCTTACATTTGCCCAAAAGCGGCTTCTTCGCGCCACCCTGGATGAACTGGGCTCCGATGGCCTAAATTGGCCAGCGGCTGCAGATGTGGAAATGAAGACGGTGAAACGAAACCTGGACTTGATGCGTTCCGCTCCTGATCAAAGCCGTTATTACGCCAAAATGATGGGCAACGATCCTCCCGAGAAATTCCATGGCGTGACTTCCGCCGACTAT
Coding sequences within:
- a CDS encoding glycogen/starch/alpha-glucan phosphorylase produces the protein MSSMTVRPALRPGFSSPDELWQAVLKHIRYTLAQSRVDLTPKAVLRPLALAIRDRLIDGMLETEERYRTTGAKRLYYLSMEFLMGRALSDNLCNLQLTHLCREALAEHGVDLDEVLETEVDAGLGNGGLGRLAACFLESMATLGMPGFGYGIDYEFGMFTQEIQDGYQREKPDRWKKYGTPLLIPHPALSVEVPIYGRCDVHARDAKWTEQKLVLGVPSDLPVAGYGGRTVNYLRLFAAQASEDFDIQIFNRGDYIRAVEQKIAGENISRVLYPSDQVKSGKELRLLQEYFLVACALRDILRGFLADNSDLEQIPEKIAIQMNDTHPALAVPEMMRLLVDEHGMEWKRAWEITQATFAYTNHTLLPEALEKWPLPLMEYVLPRHMNIIFNINHNFLMKVVQSDPLDFERPRRMSIIEEAGEKQVRMALLAIVGSHSVNGVSELHSELVKKTLVPDFAKMWPERFNNKTNGVAHRRWILKANPGLSQLLCRTIGEEWITDFDQVHRFEPYANDAGIRSEFREIKRDNKQRLAKVIAQTSGVLVDPESMFDVQIKRFHEYKRQLLNLLRITYDYLRITEDGETLTTPATYVFAGKSAPAYLAATQIIKLINNVARTINADKRVRDQIKIAFVPDYRVSLAEIIIPAADLSEQISTAGMEASGTGNMKLSMNGALTMATLDGANIEILEKVGAENMYVFGLTAEQIAERQARGFQAREIYDADPRIRRVIDTLSSDRFCPTEFGLFRWVYETMVYRDRYFHLADLPSYIETHESAQRDFTDQENWSRRAMLNVARMGKFSSDRTIREYAAEIWHLSGERQTAAV
- a CDS encoding sigma-70 family RNA polymerase sigma factor, coding for MSRLEREEVERLYRTHAKVLVVFASSVVGDRSKAQDVVQQVFLKLIDRPIEHPENWAAYLYSAVRNTARNEVRSNQRLLELDEAQPWFAVEHATADFLSERRLRRALWALPEEQREVAVMHIWGELTFATIARVLGINENTAASRYRYALAQLREAMQAKKV
- the hslV gene encoding ATP-dependent protease subunit HslV, with the protein product MKLSQRSNSANPQSRKTPRIRSTTVLCVRRDGKVVMAADGQVTLGEGVIKHTARKIRRLYQDRILAGFAGSTADAFSLFSRFETKLEQYHGNLGRAAVELAKDWRTDKILRNLEALLIVADPGQTFLISGAGDVIEPDEGIAAIGSGGSYALAAARALMNNTNLPARKVAEESMKIAGQICIFTNDRITYEELTAAPQAVGAGQDGAPLA
- a CDS encoding glycosyltransferase; translated protein: MANPVFYDPQRKRWRNLRILLHVGGLVATFVIVVFMYTALRSELLPQTIWPETRHTYKPIRDRLKAIREGRRPAGPARGSHRRTNKPPSEVTLNEDEGLRAAFYVTWDKGSYSSLKEYLKQVDLLFPEWLHVLTPDGRIQGSDALTNEMFDVVRGNSIHRVDDQVMPLIRAEKADIEVFPLVNNFDPAGGKWLQNIGDFFANADGRANFRRQLLTFLASDNKFRGVSVDFEDFPASAQPGFNALIAEMASDLHSRGLKMYINVPADDDDFNYKYLADNSDGLILMDYDEHQSESKAGPVASQQFFVTNIQKALKLIPRDKLIVAIGNYGYEWGDKPIECPEGNHALVCNLSVQDAWIRSSDSEVPVEIDPTSLNAHIAFAEDDGTHHQIWFLDGVTAINQMRAARDLGIRTFALWRLGSEDRSIWEIWDRPKASDPVTKLANVPPGPDVSTEGEGDILRITQRPTAGTRTVTVDPRTRLVTAEHFTKLPNPYELTAYGYKPKEVAITFDDGPDPTYTPQMLDVLKRKNAKATFFLIGIPAENNPGLVKRIYEEGHEIGNHTLTHPNISEVSAWRFETEINVTERLFAAKLGVKPLFFRPPYSVDQEPDTAEEVRPLQTVQDMGYITVGDKIDPNDWDPNPRPSPEEIAQRVFDQLGNGGSIILLHDGGGDRSHTVRALPMIIDGVRERGYQIVAVSDLIGQTRAQVMPPLGTSRELWAARVDNLAFWMFSIILIGIQIIFFAGDVLMSGRLLVIGALATIDRIRGSSSRNLDPGFQPPVAVLIPAYNEEKVIERTIRSVLASHYPKLRVIVIDDGSKDRTLEIARTKFQKEIASGKVLVLTKPNSGKAEALNYGLQHVTEQFYVGIDADTVIAREAISRLIPHLADPNIGAVAGNAKVGNRVNIWTRWQALEYITSQNFERRALDLLGAVTVVPGALGAWRTDLVRKAGAYHINTVAEDADLTMSILRMGPRVIYEDRAVAYTEAPMSARGLMRQRFRWSFGILQAVWKHRGAFLRRGSFGWFALPNIVIFQIFLPLVSPFIDIMFVVSAVWYLLDRHFHPYAANPASFQKLVIYFLSFLVIDFLASSLAFALERRDPRQHEDYWLLADIWIQRFTYRQVFSVVLFKTIKRAIDGRAFSWDKLERTAALSHGGD